A window of Dehalococcoidia bacterium contains these coding sequences:
- a CDS encoding tetratricopeptide repeat protein: MSRIGSLMALIIAASLVLTSCGDPSAEYLRQGDTYYDRGQFVEAIAEYTRAIESNPNLVAAYTHRGAVYNARAEWDLAIADLSKAIQLDPSRADNYQNRAFAYLAKEKYEQAIADLDKTVSLDPKAVMAFTNLSWLYVQNHQWDKAIESAGKAIELNPKLYDAYFNRGAAYYARGDMMNALSDMDAALAINHNLAPAYNYRGKVNVNNADFTQAITDFNRAIGLDPDMADAYKMRGLVYVVLQQPQNAMADLNKAVELDDSDPMAYLYRGHLNNANEDYDKALDDLNRALVLASSSKTPLVTGDPFHVDISSMYLERAISKRGKQLLNDAVEDAQKAVELDPESALKHATLGEILVTNADIENGLASINKAIEIDPTIPENYINRAAAYDILAQQTKNPGYYTLLAADLEKVIELSKDPLQVEDARASIRYMQGKGYIP, translated from the coding sequence ATGAGTAGAATTGGAAGCCTGATGGCCCTGATTATTGCAGCCTCCCTGGTACTTACGTCCTGCGGCGATCCCAGCGCTGAATATCTCAGGCAGGGAGATACATACTACGACCGCGGCCAGTTCGTGGAAGCCATCGCCGAATATACCAGGGCCATCGAAAGCAATCCCAATCTGGTAGCAGCCTATACGCACCGCGGCGCTGTATACAACGCCAGGGCGGAATGGGACCTGGCTATCGCCGACCTCAGCAAAGCCATACAGCTCGATCCCAGCCGGGCGGACAACTACCAGAACCGCGCTTTCGCCTACCTGGCCAAAGAGAAATACGAGCAGGCCATCGCCGACCTGGATAAGACTGTTTCGCTCGATCCCAAGGCCGTCATGGCCTTCACCAACCTGAGCTGGCTGTATGTGCAGAACCACCAGTGGGATAAGGCTATAGAGTCTGCCGGCAAGGCTATTGAGCTTAATCCCAAGTTGTACGACGCTTATTTCAACCGCGGAGCAGCCTACTATGCCAGAGGCGATATGATGAATGCCCTTTCCGATATGGATGCCGCCCTGGCTATCAACCACAACCTGGCGCCCGCCTATAATTACCGCGGCAAAGTGAACGTAAATAACGCCGATTTCACGCAGGCCATAACCGATTTCAACAGGGCCATCGGGCTGGACCCCGATATGGCCGACGCCTACAAGATGCGCGGGCTTGTCTATGTAGTACTTCAACAGCCGCAGAATGCTATGGCGGATTTGAACAAGGCCGTGGAGCTGGACGACAGCGATCCGATGGCCTACTTGTACCGGGGCCATCTGAATAACGCCAATGAGGATTACGATAAGGCCCTGGATGACCTGAACCGCGCCCTGGTGCTGGCATCGAGTTCGAAGACGCCGTTGGTAACGGGGGACCCGTTCCACGTAGATATCTCCAGCATGTACCTGGAAAGAGCGATATCCAAACGTGGAAAGCAATTACTTAACGATGCGGTGGAGGACGCTCAGAAAGCAGTTGAGCTCGACCCTGAATCAGCCCTTAAACATGCGACCCTGGGCGAAATACTTGTTACAAATGCCGACATAGAAAACGGGCTTGCGTCCATAAACAAAGCGATTGAAATCGATCCCACCATCCCCGAGAACTATATCAACCGCGCCGCAGCTTATGACATACTGGCCCAGCAGACTAAAAATCCTGGTTACTATACCCTGCTGGCAGCAGATCTGGAGAAGGTAATAGAGCTTTCCAAAGACCCGCTACAGGTCGAAGATGCCCGGGCCAGCATCAGATATATGCAGGGCAAGGGGTATATTCCGTAG
- a CDS encoding AAA family ATPase has protein sequence MLIYREMKVIGVVGDIGSGKDEVLKHLRNRYGVPYISTGDIVRQMAQQEGVVGTRENLAAISRRCFTEMGRGCFVRMVGQEIQKRGWKVAGISGVRSPEDVAVMKEMFGDGFILVRVDIKDPAIRFERVRLRGESRDPLTLEAFQEQDRNEENEFQISRAEALADYCLDNSGTLEELRRQIDDLVFSKRLPVE, from the coding sequence ATGTTAATATACCGTGAAATGAAAGTCATCGGTGTTGTGGGCGACATAGGCTCGGGCAAGGACGAGGTGCTCAAGCACCTGCGCAACAGGTACGGCGTGCCATATATCTCCACCGGCGATATAGTCCGGCAGATGGCACAACAAGAGGGAGTGGTGGGCACCAGGGAAAACCTCGCAGCCATTTCCAGGCGCTGCTTTACCGAGATGGGAAGAGGTTGTTTCGTGCGCATGGTGGGGCAGGAGATACAAAAACGGGGCTGGAAGGTGGCGGGCATCAGCGGCGTGAGGTCGCCGGAGGACGTGGCCGTCATGAAGGAAATGTTCGGCGACGGTTTTATATTGGTCAGGGTGGATATCAAGGATCCTGCTATACGCTTTGAGCGCGTCAGGTTGCGCGGCGAAAGTCGTGATCCGCTGACACTGGAGGCCTTCCAGGAGCAGGACAGGAATGAGGAGAATGAGTTCCAGATCAGCAGGGCGGAGGCCCTGGCGGATTATTGCCTGGACAATTCAGGCACGCTGGAGGAACTCCGGCGGCAGATCGATGATCTTGTCTTCTCAAAAAGGCTGCCCGTGGAATAA
- a CDS encoding CocE/NonD family hydrolase: protein MRPQQIVFPCGGIKLEGLFYSVEAGGSAPAVVVCHPHPLYGGTMHNNVTYAIADALMKTGIAALLFNFRGVGGSQGSYGGGVAEQQDVGAALDWLGSAKGVSGDRMGLAGYSFGAGVAFPVGCRDARVKSIALVSPYFESPPVSLFKGCLKPKLMLGGSLDDMVPCGDVEAYGKEAAEPKKCEIIKGPDHFWGGYEGLMAEKVAGFFKETM from the coding sequence ATGAGGCCGCAACAAATCGTCTTCCCCTGCGGCGGTATCAAATTGGAGGGGCTTTTTTACAGCGTCGAGGCCGGTGGTTCGGCGCCGGCGGTCGTTGTCTGCCATCCTCATCCGCTTTATGGCGGGACGATGCATAACAACGTCACCTATGCCATCGCCGATGCCCTGATGAAAACAGGAATCGCTGCGCTGCTGTTTAATTTCAGAGGGGTGGGCGGGAGCCAGGGCAGCTATGGGGGCGGCGTCGCGGAACAGCAGGATGTCGGGGCCGCGCTGGACTGGTTGGGATCGGCGAAGGGAGTGAGTGGAGACAGGATGGGCCTGGCCGGTTACTCATTCGGCGCAGGAGTGGCTTTCCCGGTCGGCTGCCGCGATGCCCGGGTGAAGTCCATAGCGCTGGTGTCCCCCTACTTCGAGAGCCCACCTGTCTCGTTGTTCAAAGGCTGCCTGAAGCCCAAGCTTATGCTGGGCGGCAGCCTGGATGACATGGTGCCGTGCGGTGATGTCGAAGCGTATGGAAAAGAGGCGGCGGAGCCTAAAAAGTGCGAGATTATCAAAGGGCCCGACCATTTCTGGGGAGGCTATGAGGGATTGATGGCGGAGAAGGTCGCGGGCTTTTTCAAAGAGACAATGTAG
- a CDS encoding M28 family peptidase, translating to MGDTNKLPEIGPQQVKDAFTFTDEVVEGYPNRLTGTESCHKAGRRIAREFEKVCDPGSVKIEEITTHPLSFLKYIPGMVVLYFACMLLWYFVPSLVWISFAGLALGIFVFYGQFVRYWHLLDPLFPKAKGYNVYGSIEPSGEVRQQVIVSAHHDAAYVFQILDRLPKLYSPLLAGGVLLLFVGLLVTLAAGVLLCFGIILPQWVALVLLILGIFEIPFLFFTTGQVAPGAGDNMIAVAIAAGIGRLFGDDKRAGNNPLKHTRLIILSFDAEECGLRGARAWIKRHLEELKKTKTYALNMDTIYKLNSLNFFDADLNSTVPLSKEMAQQCVDIAGEKGYKAFISRMSPGGGSTDAAAFGEVGIEATNLCAMSFMVKDYDQNWVYHTHNDFSKYIEPEAVEASLKVVREYILRKDSGS from the coding sequence ATGGGTGATACCAATAAACTGCCGGAGATAGGTCCGCAGCAGGTAAAGGATGCCTTTACCTTCACCGACGAGGTGGTGGAGGGATATCCTAATCGCCTGACCGGCACCGAGTCCTGCCATAAGGCCGGACGCAGGATAGCCAGGGAGTTCGAGAAAGTCTGCGATCCCGGCTCGGTTAAAATCGAGGAGATCACCACGCACCCGCTCAGTTTTCTCAAGTATATACCCGGCATGGTCGTGCTTTATTTCGCCTGCATGCTGCTGTGGTATTTCGTCCCCTCCCTGGTCTGGATTTCCTTTGCCGGCCTGGCGCTGGGCATCTTCGTCTTCTACGGGCAGTTTGTCAGGTACTGGCACCTGCTGGACCCGTTGTTCCCCAAAGCTAAAGGCTATAACGTCTACGGCTCGATCGAGCCGTCGGGCGAGGTCAGGCAGCAGGTCATCGTCTCGGCCCATCACGATGCCGCATACGTTTTCCAGATACTGGATCGCCTGCCCAAGCTCTATTCACCGCTGCTGGCGGGCGGGGTCTTGCTGCTGTTCGTCGGCCTGCTGGTGACGCTGGCAGCCGGCGTGCTACTTTGTTTCGGCATTATTCTCCCTCAGTGGGTGGCGCTGGTGCTGCTCATACTGGGCATATTCGAGATTCCCTTCCTGTTTTTCACCACCGGCCAGGTGGCGCCGGGAGCGGGCGACAACATGATAGCCGTAGCCATTGCCGCCGGCATCGGCCGGCTTTTCGGCGATGACAAGAGAGCGGGAAACAATCCGCTCAAGCACACCCGGCTGATCATACTATCCTTCGATGCCGAAGAGTGCGGATTGCGCGGCGCGCGCGCCTGGATCAAACGCCATCTGGAGGAGCTCAAGAAAACAAAGACCTACGCGCTCAACATGGATACGATATACAAGCTCAACAGTCTCAACTTCTTCGACGCCGACCTGAATTCGACAGTCCCACTGTCGAAAGAGATGGCGCAGCAGTGCGTGGATATCGCCGGGGAGAAAGGCTACAAAGCCTTCATCTCGCGCATGTCGCCCGGCGGCGGCAGCACCGATGCCGCGGCCTTCGGCGAGGTCGGCATCGAGGCTACTAATTTATGCGCTATGAGCTTTATGGTCAAGGATTACGACCAGAACTGGGTGTATCACACACATAACGATTTCAGCAAGTATATCGAGCCGGAAGCTGTGGAGGCCTCGCTCAAGGTGGTCCGGGAGTACATCCTGAGGAAAGATTCAGGCTCGTAG
- a CDS encoding nitroreductase encodes MDVIDAINNRRSIRGFKKDPVPKEILHKVLEAAVRTPSGMNTQPWEFMVATGKVLDEIREECGRLFNEHTIPTNDMLRNPYEGIYRQRQVDLAIEIFKIVGIKREDKEARHKWMLRGIRFFESPCQIVICADKEMHYHLDMLGIGGVCQTIALAAMKYGLATCIADQGILYDQVWRKFAKIPDSKRLVAGITIGYADPGFPVNDMVTPREPVDKITTWVGF; translated from the coding sequence TTGGACGTTATCGATGCCATCAACAATCGCAGGAGCATACGCGGATTTAAGAAGGACCCGGTGCCCAAAGAGATCCTACACAAGGTGCTGGAGGCCGCCGTTCGCACGCCATCCGGCATGAACACACAACCCTGGGAGTTCATGGTAGCTACCGGCAAGGTGCTGGATGAGATTCGCGAGGAGTGCGGCAGGCTGTTCAACGAGCATACCATTCCCACCAACGATATGCTGCGCAACCCATACGAGGGTATATACCGCCAGCGCCAGGTTGACCTGGCTATCGAGATATTCAAGATCGTCGGCATCAAGCGCGAGGACAAGGAGGCACGGCATAAATGGATGCTGCGCGGAATCCGATTCTTCGAATCCCCCTGCCAGATCGTGATATGCGCCGATAAGGAGATGCATTATCACCTGGATATGCTGGGGATCGGCGGGGTCTGCCAGACAATTGCATTGGCCGCCATGAAGTACGGCCTGGCGACCTGTATCGCCGACCAGGGTATTTTATACGATCAGGTCTGGCGGAAATTCGCCAAGATACCCGACAGCAAGAGGCTGGTAGCCGGCATTACTATCGGCTATGCCGATCCAGGTTTTCCCGTCAATGACATGGTCACACCGCGCGAGCCGGTGGACAAGATAACCACCTGGGTTGGATTCTGA
- a CDS encoding Zn-ribbon domain-containing OB-fold protein gives MEAKLTFKEYNENLKQGRLSGLKCGGCGEVSAQPRLICAKCGGSQLETMELKGSGAVQTFTVNYVAAEGREPEVPYIVVIVELDEGPWIMGNIVGIKPEEAGMDIMGRKVTMDGSAVFAGDRYSSGDIARPVFKLVS, from the coding sequence GTGGAAGCTAAACTCACTTTCAAAGAATATAACGAGAACCTCAAACAGGGCAGGCTGAGCGGACTTAAATGCGGCGGCTGCGGGGAGGTGTCGGCGCAGCCCAGGCTGATCTGCGCCAAATGCGGAGGCAGCCAGCTGGAAACCATGGAATTGAAGGGGAGCGGCGCCGTACAGACCTTCACAGTCAACTACGTGGCCGCCGAGGGACGGGAGCCGGAGGTGCCCTACATCGTGGTGATCGTAGAGCTGGACGAAGGGCCCTGGATCATGGGGAACATAGTTGGAATCAAGCCGGAGGAGGCCGGCATGGATATCATGGGCCGGAAAGTAACCATGGATGGATCGGCTGTTTTCGCCGGTGACAGGTACTCCTCGGGCGATATCGCCCGGCCGGTTTTCAAGCTGGTATCTTAA
- a CDS encoding propanoyl-CoA acyltransferase, which yields MRKVVIAGAGMTRFTGKQPRTAIELFGDAATEAINECGIKPKQVQALFMGNFMGDFEEGQAHVQAFAADYLGLAGIPANRYENACASASAAIRDAFIWVASGQYDIVLAGGAECATKMGTPLATRTFAMASDSRYEYAAGVTFPGVFAMLAHLYAKRYNIPLDTLKNQLYQVSINSHYYGARNPRAQFQKELTLEDARKSPVIASPLQLSDCCPFTDGAAALVITSEEAARKLTKKPVLIAGVGQASAGNLLSQKEFLPRIRSRELAAQQSYKMAGLGPKDIGVVELHDCFSIAALIALEGLGFFPYGTSGLAVEKGETKIGGKIALNPSGGLKAKGHPVGATGAAQAFEIVRQLRGECGERQVEGAKVGMTDTLGGDGGTLCNMILRRGW from the coding sequence ATGCGTAAAGTGGTGATCGCAGGCGCCGGCATGACCAGATTCACCGGCAAGCAGCCGAGGACGGCCATAGAGCTTTTCGGTGACGCCGCCACGGAGGCAATTAACGAGTGCGGCATTAAACCCAAACAGGTGCAGGCCCTCTTCATGGGCAATTTCATGGGCGATTTCGAGGAAGGGCAGGCGCATGTTCAGGCCTTTGCGGCCGATTACCTGGGCCTGGCCGGCATACCGGCCAACAGGTACGAGAACGCCTGCGCATCGGCCTCGGCCGCAATACGCGACGCCTTCATCTGGGTGGCCTCAGGGCAGTACGATATCGTGCTGGCCGGCGGAGCCGAGTGCGCTACTAAAATGGGCACACCACTGGCCACGCGCACCTTCGCCATGGCCAGCGACAGCCGCTACGAATACGCCGCGGGGGTGACCTTTCCCGGCGTCTTCGCCATGCTTGCTCACCTCTATGCAAAACGCTACAACATACCGCTGGATACGCTCAAAAACCAGCTTTACCAGGTATCGATCAATTCGCACTACTACGGGGCGCGTAATCCCAGGGCGCAGTTTCAGAAGGAGCTGACCCTTGAGGATGCACGGAAAAGTCCTGTAATAGCATCCCCGCTGCAACTATCAGACTGCTGCCCCTTCACAGACGGCGCGGCCGCTCTGGTGATCACCTCGGAGGAGGCGGCCAGGAAGCTGACTAAAAAGCCGGTGCTGATCGCCGGTGTGGGGCAGGCGTCCGCCGGCAACCTGCTCAGCCAGAAGGAATTCCTGCCGCGTATAAGGTCCCGTGAGCTGGCGGCGCAGCAATCCTATAAAATGGCCGGCCTGGGGCCGAAGGATATCGGCGTGGTCGAGCTGCACGACTGCTTCAGCATCGCTGCGCTGATCGCGCTGGAAGGATTGGGCTTCTTCCCCTATGGAACGTCCGGACTGGCGGTGGAAAAGGGCGAGACCAAAATCGGGGGCAAGATAGCGCTTAATCCCTCGGGTGGGCTCAAGGCCAAAGGACACCCGGTGGGCGCAACGGGCGCCGCCCAGGCCTTCGAAATCGTAAGACAGCTTCGCGGTGAGTGCGGCGAGCGACAGGTGGAGGGGGCTAAAGTTGGTATGACCGACACGCTGGGTGGGGACGGCGGCACGCTGTGCAATATGATACTCAGGCGCGGCTGGTAA
- a CDS encoding CoA-binding protein — translation MQPDNIKNLLYPRSVAVAGASASPDKFGYRVLFNIVHNGFKGRIYPVNPRESSVLGLEAFSSVADIPGEVDLAVVTVPTAGVKQVLQDCIQKGVRAAIVITSGFSEVGGRGAELESEISEMARRAGLALAGPNCVGLVSTHIDLYCHMMPFYPTRGSVAIVAQSGSVADMIASRLDDHGLGTSHLISAGNEAVLNVGDYLEYLAGDERASVVLAYIEGIRDGRRFLQAAKKLTARKPLIVLKAGNTAAGARAALSHTAALAGDDSIINGLLRQAGALRVEDMEEMVDAACAFNNQPLPRGNRVGIIAPGGGWGVMAADACTQRGLDVARLDRATLDKLDSFLPPTWSHGNPVDTVAGVTGHAAEMVQALLESPAIDGLIVLGVVGGLQSIWKYIRAGSGGKVITDGLTRGAMDHFDTYYREMMTLKERFDKPTAVTIILPIKAEIITETASRLTRETGTTCYSSFTQAIRAYSALNKYAEYLRKIDSQLY, via the coding sequence ATGCAGCCCGATAATATTAAAAATCTGCTTTATCCCCGTTCTGTTGCTGTAGCCGGGGCCTCGGCCAGCCCGGACAAGTTCGGTTACCGCGTGCTCTTCAACATTGTTCACAATGGTTTTAAAGGTCGGATTTATCCTGTCAATCCGCGTGAGAGCAGCGTGCTGGGGTTGGAAGCCTTTTCATCAGTGGCGGACATACCGGGTGAGGTCGATCTGGCCGTCGTCACGGTGCCTACTGCCGGCGTGAAACAGGTCCTGCAGGACTGTATTCAGAAAGGCGTGAGGGCGGCCATCGTGATCACCTCCGGCTTCTCAGAGGTCGGAGGGCGGGGGGCGGAACTGGAATCCGAGATCAGCGAAATGGCGCGCCGGGCTGGACTGGCGCTGGCCGGTCCCAACTGTGTGGGGCTGGTCAGCACGCATATTGATCTCTATTGCCACATGATGCCGTTCTATCCCACCCGGGGTTCGGTGGCCATCGTGGCGCAGAGCGGCAGCGTGGCGGACATGATAGCCAGCCGGCTGGACGATCACGGCCTGGGCACAAGCCATCTTATCAGCGCCGGCAACGAAGCTGTGCTGAATGTGGGGGACTACCTGGAATACCTGGCCGGGGACGAGAGAGCTTCGGTCGTGCTGGCCTATATCGAGGGTATCAGGGATGGAAGACGGTTTCTGCAGGCAGCAAAGAAGCTAACGGCGCGTAAGCCCCTGATCGTTTTGAAGGCGGGCAACACAGCAGCCGGTGCGCGCGCCGCGCTGTCGCACACAGCTGCACTGGCGGGCGATGACAGCATTATTAATGGCCTACTGCGCCAGGCTGGCGCTCTCAGGGTGGAAGATATGGAAGAGATGGTGGATGCAGCCTGCGCATTCAACAATCAGCCGCTGCCGCGCGGCAACCGGGTCGGGATCATAGCCCCGGGAGGGGGTTGGGGCGTGATGGCCGCAGATGCCTGCACGCAGCGCGGGCTTGATGTCGCCAGGCTTGACCGGGCTACGCTGGATAAACTGGACTCCTTCCTTCCGCCGACGTGGTCGCACGGCAACCCCGTGGATACGGTCGCCGGCGTAACGGGTCATGCCGCCGAGATGGTACAGGCTCTGCTGGAGAGCCCGGCAATCGACGGCCTGATAGTGCTGGGAGTGGTCGGCGGGCTGCAATCGATATGGAAATATATCAGGGCCGGAAGCGGCGGCAAAGTTATTACCGACGGTCTCACCCGCGGGGCCATGGACCACTTCGACACTTATTACCGTGAGATGATGACGCTTAAAGAGCGATTCGACAAGCCGACGGCCGTGACAATCATCCTGCCTATAAAAGCAGAGATTATTACGGAGACGGCGTCCCGTCTAACCCGGGAGACCGGCACGACATGTTACTCCTCGTTTACGCAGGCCATCAGGGCCTATTCAGCGCTGAATAAATACGCGGAGTATTTAAGGAAAATTGATTCACAACTATATTGA
- a CDS encoding alpha/beta hydrolase: MCTSSDTAKAKDMIETRDRLDTRIAVMLAGMRLINKEFYSIKISPDANRRTVERDSRLVAGRSEKVFSVTDASVHDGLPVRIYRPSNQAGLPLILYIHGGGWVVGSIATHDSICRKLANRSGAVVVSVGYRLAPENKFPAGLEDVYAALQWAYEKAGSFGGDPGRLAVAGDSAGGNLAAAVCLVARDRGGPRLRFQALAYPAVDASNRDRESYHLNGKGYYLTKQIIEQVIPLYINKLEDVFDPYVSPLLAKDVTGLPPALVITARFDPLMSEGEAYATRLSDSNIHCKLHRYDGMIHGFMSFTGLLPHAGQAIDEMANALSKALQ, from the coding sequence ATGTGCACATCGTCAGATACGGCTAAAGCTAAAGATATGATTGAAACAAGGGACAGGCTGGACACGCGCATCGCCGTTATGCTGGCCGGCATGCGGCTGATCAATAAGGAATTCTACAGCATTAAAATATCTCCTGACGCCAACCGCCGAACAGTGGAGCGGGACAGCCGACTGGTCGCCGGGCGCAGCGAAAAAGTATTCAGCGTGACCGATGCAAGCGTGCATGATGGACTGCCTGTCAGGATTTACAGGCCGTCGAACCAGGCCGGTCTCCCTCTGATACTCTATATCCACGGCGGCGGCTGGGTGGTGGGCAGCATCGCAACTCACGACAGCATCTGCCGCAAGCTAGCCAACCGCTCAGGGGCTGTCGTGGTCTCAGTGGGTTACCGGCTGGCGCCGGAGAACAAATTCCCGGCAGGTCTTGAGGATGTCTATGCCGCCCTGCAGTGGGCTTATGAAAAGGCGGGCTCCTTTGGCGGCGACCCCGGCCGCCTGGCCGTGGCAGGAGACAGCGCCGGGGGAAACCTGGCCGCTGCGGTATGCCTGGTAGCCCGCGACCGGGGCGGACCACGCCTGCGCTTCCAGGCTCTGGCCTACCCTGCGGTTGATGCCTCGAACCGGGATAGGGAATCCTACCATCTCAACGGCAAGGGCTACTACCTGACCAAACAGATCATCGAACAGGTCATCCCTCTCTATATCAACAAGCTCGAGGATGTTTTTGACCCTTACGTCTCCCCGCTGCTGGCAAAGGATGTCACAGGCTTGCCGCCCGCGCTGGTGATCACCGCCCGGTTCGATCCGCTGATGAGCGAAGGAGAAGCTTACGCGACCCGTTTATCGGATTCAAACATTCACTGCAAATTACACAGATACGACGGCATGATACATGGATTTATGTCCTTCACCGGACTGCTGCCGCATGCGGGGCAGGCCATTGACGAGATGGCCAACGCCCTGTCTAAAGCGTTACAATAG